The genome window AAGAGTGCGAGCAGGTCCTTCTAGGCGCGCGTCGAAGAGCGCATATAGTCATAGACCGCGCGTTCCTCGAGGCCTTTCCACCGACATCAATTCCGCTCGCGCATCGTCGTGGGCCTCTTTGATCGATCTGGCGATAGGCCGAACTTTTGCCATCACCTCGGTAGCGGAGATCTCATTAAACATAATGGGTTCCGCAACATTGAAGACCAAATCAGGAATATTCTCAATTTTACGGTTCAGGTCGTTCCCTGACAAACTCTCTCCTGGTTGGCCGTCGTGATGGGTATACGCTACGCCTAAGACTGGGCGAATTGCGACTTCATTTTGCATTTGCAATAGTTGCGCTTCACTTAGTTGTTCTCCATCCGGCAGTGTTGCTGCCTGCCGCACGGCATGACACAACAGTTTCGCCTGTGGCGCCAGGATCTTAAGGCGTGACGAGAATTTTTCTAAAGGTTCCGTTCGAACCACGTCCCTTGTCGAGCGATGGGATTTGCTAAAATTAGCTATATTCTCCGCGGACTCAACTGGATTGTCAGTCGCTAGACGTTTGGCAACTTCCGTCAGCACAAGGTCTGGCAGATCAAGCAATTCTGTTTTGTGGGGTACCTGTGCATCGTCGTTCCCAGATGCATCATGCAAACTCGAATTTCTCATGATATCGCTCCTTTGTTCATCAAAGGATAATATGCTACTCGGGTGGAGACGATTAAGAATTTTTCTGTTTCATTTGTAGTTTTACGGCACAATTGATCAGCTTCGGCATCATCAAAGCGTTGGTCTGGCCATCTTCCGACGCAGCTAAGAAAAAGATTACTGTTTTTGAATACTGAAGAGAAAAACTTATAAATTTAAGAGCAATCTGCGGTAGTCTGTCCGCTCTCTTTCTCCTGCGGTCAGTACTGAACAAACTGTTTGAAGATTAAGACATCAAGTTGTCGTCAACTGTCGTTTCTGTCATTCGCGCTTAGAGCCTTCAACGTTTAAGCAGACCTCCCCGTCGTCCCAGTCAGCACCGATGACACCTAGCAAAATGCCTTGTTGGTAGCGGCCACCGATAGGCAAACCAGCGAGGAGCGCTGGAAGGGTCGCTGTCAATCGGCCCTTTGATTGCGACTTAGTCAAGTCTGTTCTGTCCGTGCCGGGGTCATGGCCCTTTACTTTTACGAGAGTTCGGATGCCGCCCGTGAGGCAGTTTACCGGTTTAAGCGCGAGGCGGCCGAGTATCCTGAACATGTGTGGAAACCGGTTATCTCGTGAAAATTCAGATCCGCGCAATTTCGCCGAACGTGGCGCTTGTGTTACTAAATGAAGACATCTCGACGCTCATCAAAAGCTTCGAAATCATTGAAATGATCGACGACACAGAATAAGCTTGCTCCCGCCGGGGAGCACAATGGGCAACGCCACCACTAGATCGCGCAGCTTAAGCACGGAAACCAAACTATACAGCCATATCCGCCATCACACGATGATGTCGGCGCCTGACTTTGACCGCTGTCAGTTAACGACGACCTTGGGAATGAAGCCAAGAATACTGATCAGCGTGTTCAGGGCGCTCATCTGCGCATGCATTTCGATGCTCGCTTCAATGTATCGAATATGCTGTGGGCCGCCAGCTTCTTTTCCGGTTTTGTAAGTCTCCGGGAGAGCCTGGAAGAGTTCATCGGCTTTTTCCACCAACTGCCGGTGTGTCCGGATAGCATCGATCGTGATTGCTTCCAGGTCCGCCGGAGGTAGTCCACGCGTCAGCCCGATCAATGGGCGGAGCTCGACCCTATTCGTCACGATTGCATCTTCCAGTTCCATTCCTGACCTAACCCTGGTTAGTCTGCGGTACGCCCCCGCAAACGTTGAACCCTTTGAACCCTTGCCCGGGGGTTAGAATCCGAGATGAATCGGCCCTGCGACCTTTAGCCGGAGCCTGGACATACGTCACAGGCCCCCGGACACAAGGTCAGAGGGTTCCTGGCGCCATTCCGGTCAGCGCCAACCGTTCATCTGCGGATTCTAAGCCGCAACGCAGCACGTACTGCGTGCCCTCTTATAAGAAACATTCCAGAATGACGCCAGTGTCGATCGAAATCACCGCGGTGCAAATCTTCACATCCTGTCCTCGGCCAAAGATATTCAACACCATACAACGCCATCATGGGACAAACTTGTTCCAGCTTTACGACAAGTGGTGGAAATTCCTTCTCATGTGAGGCTGGCATCGCCTGCAGTTTGGCGAAACACACTATGTGGCCGGACCCAGCCGTAATGTACGCACTTTTCCGCTGCATGCGCCTCCCGAGAACAGCCCAATTGGCCAGATGCCAACATTTGTGCTAATGTGGGTTTGTGACAATATCCGGAGCTTGTTGTATGAGCCGACTGACAATCGATATTACCGACCAGCAGCATCAAAATCTGAAGGCCACTGCCGCTTTACAGGGAAAGACGATCAAGCAATATGCGCTGGAACGCCTGTTTCCCGGGGACGCGGATGGTGAAGTGGCATGGCAGCAGTTGAAATCGCTGCTGAGCGATCGCATCGGTGAAAGTCTGGCGGGAAAAGTGTCCACCCGTAGCGTAAGCGAGGTTCTTGACGAGGAACTGGCCAAGGATAGCCGCGGTTGACCACAACCTATGTTCTGGCGAATGGCGCGGAAGCGGACCTGCGCGGAATCATTCGCTACACGCGCAAACAATGGAGCGATGCGCAGGTGCGCCGATACATTACCAGGCTAGAGCAAGGTTTTGCCCGGCTTGCCTCGGGGCAACCACCGTTCAGAGACTTGGGCGAGCTTTATCCGACGCTCCGCATGGTCCATTGCGAGCACCACTACGTCTTCTGCCTGCCGCGCGACAACGAGCCCGCGCTGATTGTCGGCATTTTCCATGAGCGCATGGACCTGATGACGAGGTTGAGCGAAAGGCTGGGGATGACCACCACGTAAAACCAGGGTCAATCCTATGGTTTTCGAGCGCCAATCCCCGACAGATCGATGCGAATGTCGGAAGTGTTTGGATCGGACGGAGCGTCGTCCTGTTTTGCGTTTTCGGAGCCGTCACCGGCCGGAGCCTCATTGGTGGCCGGTTCAGCTCCGTCCTTTTTCACAGGCCCAGGATCGGCGAGTTTCATCTTTCCTGGATCTTCCGCTCGAAACACCGCCGTTCCTTCGAAGTATCCCGTCTGCCAGGCAATGATCGCGTCGTCGAACACTTGCGGTAGGACTTGCCTCTCGGTCGGATTGCCATACCATTTCGTGACAATCCGATAGACCTTGGCGAAGAGTGCCGTGCCCATGCGGATGTTCTCGCAAGCATCGACCAGGTCCGGCTTCATCTGGCCCGCCTCTACGATGCCGAGCCCGGCAGGGTATTGTGTGATCCCGACGCGAACGGTGTTGCGACCGAGGTTGTCTCCGATCAGCGCCAACGCTTCCTCCGCCGTCTTCGGCCTGGGCACCAGTACGAGGCGGTTTCCGGAGCGGACCGTGACTGCGAGCGGGTCCGGTGCCCCTGCCCGCTCGATGAACTGTTCTACGATCGCCGGCTTCAGGCCGGGATCGCTGCATTCTTTGATGAGGGCGGCATCGACCATCGCAAACAATTCCTTATCTGTTGAAAGCCGTGACGACGGGCAGTCCGAACAGTTTTGCCCAGGCCATCACGCTCACGTTTTGAATGGCGACGATCGAGGTTCCCGCGGTCCACCATCCGTTGCCCGGGGCAATGATTGCGCTGGGGGAATGCAGCATCGACTGCAGGACCGGCCAGAGGAGGAGCTGCTCGTAGCAGATCAGCGCGGCGAGCTTCTGGCCGTCGCTTTGCACAACTGGATTGCCAAAGAGGTTGGCGCGGGCTCCACCGCCCTGCCCGGTCCAGGCCCGCCATGGCTGCCACATGGACACCGGGACGGGCATGCGTTCACGATAGAGAATTCGAGCTTCGTCAGCCGAGACCGTCACCATGACATTGTCGTAGCCGCCCGGATCGATGACGGCCGCGCCAGCGATCACAGTGAGCTCCGAGCCTTGCAAGCCTTGGCTCCAAAACCTCGCGACGGTCGGTGTCCAGAAACCGAGTGCGCTTTCGGGAAGAACGATGAACCGGGTTTTCACTGATGCCGCCGCGAGCACCGTTGCGATCAGGTCACGGTGATAGTCGAGCGAGCCGTCGCGTCCGAGTTTCTCACCTTGTTCGAGGTCGACGCCCTTCCATCCCTCGGGTAGATTCGGCGAAGTCCACGTAGCGGCGGACCAGAGCCACAATCCTCCCAGGACGATGGTGGCAGCCGGCCAATATCGCGATGTCATCATCGCGAGGCCGGCTGTCATCGCGACCAGCCCCCACCATCCCCATCCCGGAAAGAGCACACCTGCAGCGATGAGCGGATGTGCCCAGCCGGTTATGCCGAGGGGCGGCAGTCCCATGAGCACCGCCGCCGCCAGATAGCGTGCCGCCATTGCCATTCCCGATCGACCTTCCCCCGTGTACATCCCTTCCGGTTGCCCCTTCCAGAGCGCCGCATGCACCCCGGCGAAGGAGAGCGAAGCAGCTGTCCAGAGCAGAAGCCCCGGCCAGAGATCGGCGCCATAGAAGTTGGCGACGCCCTGCGGCAGCCCACGCGACGCAGCCAGAAAATATCCGGCCGACACCAGCACCGCCGTCAGCCGCGACGGCGACATCGCCCATAGCGCCGGAAACAACACAGCGACCGGAAGGGTCAGGACATGACCACTCCAGGCAATCCCGCCGCAAGCGACAGATACGGCGATGAGCAGGCAGGATCGCTGCCTGTTATGGATTGAACGTGAGGACCGGCCACGCCAGGCCGAGAAGGCCCGTGTCGGGAACCGGTCCAAAATACCGACTATCATAGGAGCTCGCAAAGGATGAGTGAAGAAACAGATTTCTCAGTGGCACGATGCCGGTCTTGAACGGTGTGATTGGCCTGCCCTCGCCATCGCTCGTTCGAACCTTCGATGAGGCAAGAGGCCTGCCGTCGACAGTGACATTCACGCCGATTTCGATGTGCTGTCCGGGAAGTGCCGCCACTGTCTTGATAAGCGGCGCAAACCCACCGGGGCAGAGGCCACGCCTGACATAGCCGCGGCGGCGTGCCTCCTCGAATGACGCGGTCGGCGGTGGGCAGATGAACACGAGATCGCCGACCTCGACCGGACGCTGCAGGGCCATGATACGCCAGAGCCCAAGCGGCTCGCTCGGCGTCAGGTTCAATCGAAAGCCGCCGAAGTATGCGATTGCCGCCAGAGCGGCGATCATCCCGCCCAGGCCGGCCAGGAACAGGAGAAGCCGCCGCCTCATTGCTTCATCACCGGCGTCTGACGCTGGGCGAGCCGCAAATCTTCGGCCTGACGCAGGGTCTGGACGGTGCGCTCGTGAGCGGCGAGCTGCTGGGACGTGCGTATGATCGGCCAGGCTTCCTTCAGATGCTCCTTCTGCTCGGGCTGCATCCCGTCTGAGAGTTTGTCGAAGAGCTTTCCGGAGGGTTCGCGCGCGGCATTGGTGAGCAGTGTGCGTTCCCCGAACCGCTGGGTGACAGCTTGGTT of Agrobacterium vitis contains these proteins:
- a CDS encoding transcriptional repressor TraM, whose amino-acid sequence is MELEDAIVTNRVELRPLIGLTRGLPPADLEAITIDAIRTHRQLVEKADELFQALPETYKTGKEAGGPQHIRYIEASIEMHAQMSALNTLISILGFIPKVVVN
- a CDS encoding antitoxin translates to MSRLTIDITDQQHQNLKATAALQGKTIKQYALERLFPGDADGEVAWQQLKSLLSDRIGESLAGKVSTRSVSEVLDEELAKDSRG
- a CDS encoding type II toxin-antitoxin system RelE/ParE family toxin, translating into MTTTYVLANGAEADLRGIIRYTRKQWSDAQVRRYITRLEQGFARLASGQPPFRDLGELYPTLRMVHCEHHYVFCLPRDNEPALIVGIFHERMDLMTRLSERLGMTTT
- a CDS encoding TraH family protein yields the protein MVDAALIKECSDPGLKPAIVEQFIERAGAPDPLAVTVRSGNRLVLVPRPKTAEEALALIGDNLGRNTVRVGITQYPAGLGIVEAGQMKPDLVDACENIRMGTALFAKVYRIVTKWYGNPTERQVLPQVFDDAIIAWQTGYFEGTAVFRAEDPGKMKLADPGPVKKDGAEPATNEAPAGDGSENAKQDDAPSDPNTSDIRIDLSGIGARKP
- a CDS encoding conjugal transfer protein TraB encodes the protein MLIAVSVACGGIAWSGHVLTLPVAVLFPALWAMSPSRLTAVLVSAGYFLAASRGLPQGVANFYGADLWPGLLLWTAASLSFAGVHAALWKGQPEGMYTGEGRSGMAMAARYLAAAVLMGLPPLGITGWAHPLIAAGVLFPGWGWWGLVAMTAGLAMMTSRYWPAATIVLGGLWLWSAATWTSPNLPEGWKGVDLEQGEKLGRDGSLDYHRDLIATVLAAASVKTRFIVLPESALGFWTPTVARFWSQGLQGSELTVIAGAAVIDPGGYDNVMVTVSADEARILYRERMPVPVSMWQPWRAWTGQGGGARANLFGNPVVQSDGQKLAALICYEQLLLWPVLQSMLHSPSAIIAPGNGWWTAGTSIVAIQNVSVMAWAKLFGLPVVTAFNR
- the traF gene encoding conjugative transfer signal peptidase TraF, encoding MRRRLLLFLAGLGGMIAALAAIAYFGGFRLNLTPSEPLGLWRIMALQRPVEVGDLVFICPPPTASFEEARRRGYVRRGLCPGGFAPLIKTVAALPGQHIEIGVNVTVDGRPLASSKVRTSDGEGRPITPFKTGIVPLRNLFLHSSFASSYDSRYFGPVPDTGLLGLAWPVLTFNP